The Pseudodesulfovibrio cashew genomic sequence TCCTGTCGTCCACCGGAACTATGGGGAAATTCTCCCGACAGGCGTCGCACTGGGCCATAGCCGGACGCGACGGCGCGATGAGTGGCACCTCCCGGTCGCAATGCGGACAAGGGTAGAGAAAAATGAGTTCCATACCCGTGGGCTTCACAGGTGTCAGCGGCTTTTTCATATCGGACATACTTCTACCCTTTGGTTATGAGATTCCTGCCGGTCATGCCTTCAGGTTGGTCCACGCCCCACAAGGAAAGGATAGTGGGAGCAATATCACCGAGAATACCCTCGGACAGCGTCACCTCACCACAATTGTCCTCGATGTAGACCAGCGGCACCGGGTTGGTGGAGTGCGCCGTATGCGGAGTTCCATCCTCGGCAATCATTTGCTCGGCGTTGCCGTGGTCCGCTGTGAGCAGCACCCGCCCTCCCCGCTTGAGAACGGCGTCGACGATTCGGGCCACGCAACCGTCCACGGTGATGCAGGCCTTTTCCGCCGCCTCAATGATGCCGGTGTGCCCGACCATGTCGAGATTGGCGAGATTACAGACGCACAAATCGTATTCCGGCATTTCGGCAATGAGCCGGTCCGCGACCTCGTCCGCGCTCATTTGTGGCTTCTGGTCATAGGTGGCCACCTCGCGCGGGGAAGGGATCATGATCCGGTCTTCCCCTTCGAAGGGCTCTTCCCGCCCGCAGTTAAGGAAATAGGTCACATGGGCGTACTTCTCGGTCTCGGCAATGCGCAACTGTTTCATGCCAAGGCCGGACACGATTTCGCCCAGGGTCTGGTCATAGGATTCCGGCGGAAAGGCGTTGGGCATGGGAAAGGAGCTCTCATACCGGGTCATGGTGGCAAAGCCGGCCAATGCGGGCTTGGACTTTCGCTCGAATTCCTCGAAATCGTCTTCAAAAAGGGTGCGGCTGATTTCACGCGCCCGGTCCGCCCTGAAATTGAAAAAGAACACGCCGTCACCGTCACCGATACGGCCGTCTACCCCCTTAACCACACCTGGCTTGACGAATTCGTCATTCTCGCCCGCATCATAAGAGGCCTGGATGCCGGAGAGCGGATCGTCCATCATGACGCCCTCTCCGTCCACCAGCGCCTTGTAGGCCACCTCCACGCGCTCGAAGCGCTGGTCGCGGTCCATGGCCCAATAACGCCCCGAGACAGTGGCGATTGTTCCGACGCCGAGTTCCTCCATCTTCTTAATGAGCTGGCTTACGTAACCATACCCGCTGGCTGGCGGAGTGTCCCTGCCGTCCAGAAAAATGTGGAAGTAGACTTCCTCGATTCCCTGCGCTTTGACCGTTTCCAGCACGGCATAAATATGATTTTGATGGCTGTGCACGCCGCCGTCAGAGACCAGCCCCATGAGATGCAGCCTGCCGCTACCAGCCTTGGTGCGAGCTATCAGATCAAGCAAAGCCTCATTTTTCGCGAACGTCCCGTCCTCGATGGCCATGTCGATGCGAGTCATGTCCTGATAAATGACACGCCCGCCGCCGATGTTCATATGCCCCACTTCGGAGTTGCCCATGAACCCGTCGGGCAGCCCGACCGACCTGCCCGAACAGGCCAGCTGGGTCATGGGATATTCCGCGAGCAACCGGTCTAGGTTCGGGGTGGCTGCATTGCGCACGCAATTCCCCTCGCCCTCCGGGGCAATGCCCCAGCCGTCGAGGATCAGCAACACGGTCTGTTTCGGCTCGGCCATCATGCTCTCCGCTCAGGCTTCGAGTTCCACACGCGGAGCCTCGCCCCACATGCCTTCGAGGTTGTAAAAGTCGCGCAATTCATCAAGGAAGATATGTACCAGCACGTCGTTGAGATCCACCAGAACCCACTCGCCGGTCTTCTGTCCTTCCATGGCCAGAAACTCGATGTTCTCCTCGGAGCATCGCTCCAGAATGTTTTCGGCCAGGGCCTTGGCGTGTTTCACGCCCCGGGCGGACACCACCACGGTTATATCCGTAACCGAGCTAAGGCCGGTCACGTCCATG encodes the following:
- the rsfS gene encoding ribosome silencing factor; protein product: MNKNKKYSEIPSVDKARLVAEWLEAKQAENIVIMDVTGLSSVTDITVVVSARGVKHAKALAENILERCSEENIEFLAMEGQKTGEWVLVDLNDVLVHIFLDELRDFYNLEGMWGEAPRVELEA
- the gpmI gene encoding 2,3-bisphosphoglycerate-independent phosphoglycerate mutase, whose product is MAEPKQTVLLILDGWGIAPEGEGNCVRNAATPNLDRLLAEYPMTQLACSGRSVGLPDGFMGNSEVGHMNIGGGRVIYQDMTRIDMAIEDGTFAKNEALLDLIARTKAGSGRLHLMGLVSDGGVHSHQNHIYAVLETVKAQGIEEVYFHIFLDGRDTPPASGYGYVSQLIKKMEELGVGTIATVSGRYWAMDRDQRFERVEVAYKALVDGEGVMMDDPLSGIQASYDAGENDEFVKPGVVKGVDGRIGDGDGVFFFNFRADRAREISRTLFEDDFEEFERKSKPALAGFATMTRYESSFPMPNAFPPESYDQTLGEIVSGLGMKQLRIAETEKYAHVTYFLNCGREEPFEGEDRIMIPSPREVATYDQKPQMSADEVADRLIAEMPEYDLCVCNLANLDMVGHTGIIEAAEKACITVDGCVARIVDAVLKRGGRVLLTADHGNAEQMIAEDGTPHTAHSTNPVPLVYIEDNCGEVTLSEGILGDIAPTILSLWGVDQPEGMTGRNLITKG